One stretch of Lytechinus variegatus isolate NC3 chromosome 17, Lvar_3.0, whole genome shotgun sequence DNA includes these proteins:
- the LOC121431299 gene encoding ubiquitin-conjugating enzyme E2 W-like: MATQKRLHKELMQIQKDPPPGIKINEDKAASTLNTWLVDLDGAPNSIYAGEKFQLQFKFSNKYPFDSPEVVFIGGNIPVHPHVYSNGHICLSILTEDWSPALSVQSVCLSIISMLSSCTEKKRPPDNSFYVKTCNKSPKKTKWWYHDDSV, encoded by the exons ATGGCGACACAG AAGAGGCTGCACAAGGAGTTGATGCAGATTCAGAAAGATCCCCCACCCGGTATCAAAATCAACGAAGATAAAGCAGCTAGTACTCTCAATAC ATGGCTTGTGGATTTAGATGGTGCACCTAACTCTATATATGCTGGAGAAAAGTTTCAACTTCAATTCAAGTTCAGCAATAAATATCCTTTTGATTCACCGGAG GTCGTGTTTATAGGTGGAAACATCCCTGTACATCCACATGTGTATAGTAACGGTCACATATGTCTATCGATACTCACGGAGGATTGGTCCCCCGCCCTCTCAGTACAGTCCGTATGTCTAAGTATAATTAGTATGCTCAGCAGTTGTACAGAAAAG AAAAGACCACCAGATAACAGTTTCTATGTAAAAACATGCAATAAGAGTCCAAAAAAGACAAAGTGGTGGTATCATG ATGACTCTGTATGA